The following proteins come from a genomic window of Alnus glutinosa chromosome 10, dhAlnGlut1.1, whole genome shotgun sequence:
- the LOC133880672 gene encoding ranBP2-type zinc finger protein At1g67325-like, with amino-acid sequence MASTKVDNNRGPFGSKRSRNDASRSDGDWTCPKCGNVNFGFRIVCNREKCGAPRPPATPPPPFSPYNTPPPLYFGGGGAPLPYGVSSRYGYPVPPSGMRYDYGAPVSAHGMRYDYGAPASAHGMRYDYGAPASTHGPYSPVPTFPPGSYGGMGYGSGPALNGHGFAFQGPPWAGGVLPDNPASRKRRGGPDGLHEGDWICPKCDNVNFAFRTTCNIKKCGAPRPSTGPNQSNTGAPEGSWTCDKCGNLNYPFRTVCNRKECGNEKPASGK; translated from the exons ATGGCTTCTACGAAG GTTGATAACAATCGGGGTCCGTTCGGATCGAAGAGGTCTCGCAATGATG CTTCACGGAGTGATGGAGATTGGACCTGTCCTAAGTGTGGAAACGTTAACTTCGGGTTTAGAATTGTTTGCAATCGTGAAAAATGTGGTGCTCCCCGACCACCTGCCACTCCA CCTCCTCCATTTAGTCCTTATAACACCCCTCCTCCATTATATTTCGGAGGCGGTGGTGCTCCTCTGCCATATGGAGTGTCTAGTAGGTATGGATACCCAGTACCCCCTTCTGGAATGCGGTATGACTATGGTGCCCCTGTAAGTGCTCATGGAATGCGGTATGACTATGGTGCCCCTGCAAGTGCTCATGGAATGCGGTATGACTATGGTGCCCCTGCAAGCACTCATGGACCATATAGCCCTGTGCCTACATTTCCACCTGGAAGTTATGGAG GCATGGGTTATGGTTCAGGGCCTGCTCTCAATGGACATGGATTTGCCTTTCAGGGACCTCCGTGGGCAGGAGGCGTATTACCTGATAATCCTGCCTCTCGTAAACGTCGTGGAG GGCCAGATGGTTTGCATGAAGGGGATTGGATTTGTCCCAAATGTGACAATGTTAACTTTGCCTTTAGAACCACTTGCAACATTAAGAAGTGTGGGGCTCCCAGACCTTCTACT GGCCCAAACCAATCAAACACTGGTGCCCCTGAAGGCAGCTGGACTTGTGACAAATGTGGCAATCTCAATTATCCCTTTCGAACTGTTTGCAACCGCAAGGAATGTGGAAATGAGAAGCCAGCCTCTGGCAAGTAG
- the LOC133879193 gene encoding uncharacterized protein LOC133879193 produces MQFQGDRKNNSQPVHLHHVSLNPKHSFILGFSKGGTVINQLVTEFRFSDVRLTGNTPCCTEEQSRGGQHFNFSEESKIIPNTEQNLLNSIIEIHYLDVGLNSSGAYLTDLEVIERISYCLIQGAQGIRFLLHGTPRQWCDSR; encoded by the coding sequence ATGCAATTTCAAGGAGACAGGAAGAACAACAGCCAGCCAGTGCATCTGCATCATGTCTCTCTCAACCCAAAACATTCATTCATCCTTGGATTTAGCAAGGGCGGTACTGTAATTAATCAGCTAGTTACTGAGTTTAGGTTCTCAGATGTCAGACTTACTGGAAATACACCCTGCTGCACTGAAGAACAGTCGAGAGGTGGTCagcatttcaatttttcagaagAGAGTAAAATCATACCTAATACAGAACAAAACCTTTTAAACAGCATCATTGAGATCCATTACTTGGATGTTGGTTTAAATTCTTCTGGTGCATATCTAACTGACCTTGAAGTGATTGAGAGAATCTCCTACTGCCTCATACAAGGAGCTCAGGGAATTCGATTTCTTCTTCATGGAACTCCTAGGCAATGGTGTGACAGTAGGTGA
- the LOC133880234 gene encoding pentatricopeptide repeat-containing protein At5g47360: MALSSIFKLLSFSHPLKTPKYSTLKSFTSSSAEKFYNHLRSNGAQNLETTLATVKAKLDSKCVTEVLHRCHPNQSQMGIRFFIWAGTQSGHRHSPFMYSKACELFGINRNPSFLVDVIEGYRVRGSVVNAKVFKVILNLCREAKLANEALWVLRKMKEFGFQPDTTAYNVVIRLFCEKGDMDMAEELLNKMGLSDLYPDMITYVAMIRGFCNVGRIEDACGLVEVMRGHGCLPNAVVYSALLDGVCRCGNMERALELLGEMEKEGGACSSNVVTYTSVIQCFCEKGQAMEALEFLDRMKAFGCSPNRVTVSSLIKGLCVEGHVEEVYKVIDKVVAGGSVSYGDCYSSLILSLVKLKKLEEAEKIFGKMLASGVKPDSLACSILIKELCLEGRVLDGFMLCDEIENMEFLSSVDSDLYSILLVGLCQQSHLVEAARLARLMLKKGIRLKASYVDSMVEHLKKFEDEELVKHLNKVGK, from the coding sequence ATGGCACTTTCTTCAATCTTTAAATTACTCTCATTCTCACATCCCCTCAAAACCCCAAAATATTCGACCCTAAAGTCCTTCACTTCTTCCTCTGCGGAGAAATTCTACAATCACCTGCGGAGCAACGGTGCCCAAAACTTAGAGACAACCCTGGCCACAGTTAAGGCCAAATTGGACTCCAAATGTGTCACTGAGGTCTTACATAGATGTCACCCAAATCAATCCCAAATGGGTATTAGGTTTTTCATTTGGGCTGGGACTCAATCCGGTCATAGGCACAGCCCATTCATGTATAGCAAAGCTTGTGAATTATTTGGCATTAATCGAAACCCGAGTTTTCTTGTTGATGTTATTGAGGGTTATAGGGTTCGGGGGTCTGTGGTAAATGCCAAGGTATTTAAGGTGATTTTGAACTTGTGTAGGGAAGCTAAGCTTGCTAATGAGGCTTTGTGGGTGTTGAGGAAAATGAAGGAATTTGGTTTTCAGCCTGACACTACGGCGTATAATGTGGTTATAAGGTTGTTTTGTGAAAAGGGTGATATGGATATGGCAGAGGAGTTGTTGAATAAGATGGGATTGAGTGATCTTTATCCTGATATGATCACGTACGTTGCAATGATTAGAGGGTTTTGTAATGTGGGTAGAATAGAGGATGCTTGCGGACTGGTTGAGGTTATGAGGGGGCATGGGTGTTTGCCTAATGCTGTGGTGTATTCAGCTCTTCTTGATGGGGTTTGTCGGTGTGGGAATATGGAGAGGGCCTTGGAGTTGTTGGGTGAGATGGAGAAAGAAGGCGGGGCTTGTAGTTCGAATGTTGTTACGTATACGTCTGTGATTCAGTGTTTTTGTGAGAAAGGTCAAGCAATGGAGGCATTGGAGTTTTTGGATAGGATGAAAGCTTTCGGATGTTCTCCAAATCGCGTTACAGTTAGTAGTTTGATAAAAGGTCTTTGTGTAGAGGGGCATGTAGAAGAGGTTTATAAGGTGATTGATAAAGTTGTTGCGGGAGGCAGTGTTTCATATGGTGATTGCTATAGTTCTCTAATTTTGTCTTTGgtcaaacttaaaaaactcgAGGAGGCTGAGAAGATCTTTGGGAAGATGCTTGCCAGTGGGGTGAAACCCGATAGTTTGGCATGTAGCATTTTGATAAAGGAGCTTTGTTTGGAGGGGCGGGTGCTAGATGGATTTATGTTATGTGATGAAATTGAGAATATGGAGTTTCTGTCTTCTGTTGATTCTgatctttattctattcttttaGTTGGGCTTTGTCAACAAAGCCATTTGGTGGAGGCTGCAAGGCTTGCAAGGTTAATGCTCAAGAAAGGAATTCGATTGAAAGCTTCTTATGTTGACAGTATGGTTGAACACTTGAAGAAATTTGAAGACGAGGAGCTAGTTAAGCACTTGAATAAGGTTGGAAAATAA
- the LOC133880235 gene encoding uncharacterized protein LOC133880235, producing the protein MDRWCGVLKVPLCSDSSKYYRVAASLCLSRTSRTLAVPSANAIFFNGDRVEGTGNPVIERLSDLQKISEILVKKFGGSINAWVIEASVFNGPFAVYEDFIPSVNQWGEPKSYSPLGFPASRSTVTLLSNCLNEVKNAISSRQEEQPATAFASRLSQPKTFILGFSKGGTVINQLVTELSFSDVRLTGNTPCTEEQSRSGQHSNFSEESKIIPNTEENLLNTITEIHYLDVGLNSSGAYLTDHEVIERISYRLIQRAQGIRFVLHGTPRQWCDSRRVWIRNEKDQLVHMLESEAQRSGGKLEVCEKFYFSDRPPGMQMHFEIIEKFDVS; encoded by the exons ATGGATCGATGGTGTGGAGTTTTAAAGGTTCCATTGTGCTCTGACAGCAGCAAATACTATAGAGTTGCAGCATCTCTGTGCCTTTCACGCACTTCCAGAACCTTAGCC GTGCCTTCTGCAAACGCAATCTTTTTCAATGGCGATCGTGTTGAAGGGACTGGGAATCCAGTGATTGAGAGGCTGTCGGATCTACAGAAAATATCTGAAATTCTGGTTAAAAAATTTGGAGGTTCTATCAATGCATGGGTCATTGAGGCTTCTGTTTTTAATGGGCCTTTTGCTGTCTATGAAGATTTTATTCCATCTGTGAATCAATGGGGAGAACCAAAATCATATAGCCCACTTGGATTCCCAGCTTCTAGGTCGACTGTCACACTCTTGTCAAATTGCCTTAATGAG GTAAAGAATGCAATTTCAAGTAGACAGGAAGAACAGCCAGCCACTGCATTTGCATCGCGTCTCTCTCAACCCAAAACATTCATCCTTGGATTTAGCAAGGGCGGTACTGTAATTAATCAGCTAGTTACTGAGCTTAGCTTCTCAGATGTCAGACTTACTGGAAATACACCCTGCACTGAAGAACAGTCGAGAAGTGGTCAGCATTCCAATTTTTCAGAAGAGAGTAAAATCATACCTAATACAGAAGAAAACCTTTTAAACACCATCACTGAGATCCATTACTTGGATGTTGGTTTAAATTCTTCTGGTGCATATCTAACTGACCATGAAGTGATTGAGAGAATCTCCTACCGCCTCATACAAAGAGCTCAAGGAATTCGATTTGTTCTTCATGGAACTCCCAGGCAATGGTGTGACAGTAGGCGAGTCTGGATTCGCAATGAAAAGGACCAATTAGTTCATATGCTTGAATCCGAAGCTCAAAGGAGTGGAGGGAAATTAGAGGTCtgtgagaaattttatttttctgatagGCCTCCTGGTATGCAGATGCATTTTGAAATCATTGAAAAGTTTGATGTCAGTTAA
- the LOC133879481 gene encoding non-specific lipid-transfer protein 1-like — MKGVNVVIIISMLVVLAMVQLSFMARPGEAMTSLTCEQVGACLAPCIPFLTQGGEPSSKCCEGVKNIKASTPTAQDKRDACECVKAAANHLSNLKDDMAAALPTKCKVQMDIPVSRTTNCDTLN, encoded by the exons ATGAAGGGGGTTAACGTTGTTATAATTATATCAATGTTGGTGGTGTTAGCCATGGTTCAGCTGTCGTTCATGGCAAGGCCAGGCGAGGCGATGACATCGTTGACATGTGAGCAAGTGGGGGCGTGTTTGGCCCCCTGCATTCCCTTTCTCACTCAGGGAGGTGAGCCTTCGAGTAAATGCTGTGAaggcgtgaagaacatcaaggCAAGCACTCCGACCGCCCAGGACAAGAGGGATGCGTGTGAATGCGTTAAGGCTGCCGCCAATCACTTGTCCAATTTGAAGGATGACATGGCTGCTGCTCTCCCTACCAAGTGCAAGGTTCAGATGGATATTCCAGTCTCCCGGACCACCAACTGTGACAC CCTTAACTGA